From the genome of Lotus japonicus ecotype B-129 chromosome 6, LjGifu_v1.2, one region includes:
- the LOC130726775 gene encoding uncharacterized protein LOC130726775 isoform X1 translates to MYSCDRLEQCPRYSYHCVTPFLPSPNFTKFYSVNQFLQNSGSSTVEEMVPSNAPKTYYSSIHNSITSLCKTILPVGFNKRHRLVSAEHKLQSDNLKWQQDTLHQLLNLMALHRDDILPEAEVSAFKAHLLETLLACPHPQRDYPLILRDKIGFLQELLDAKCISEGEYHSSRRPLLQRLAAQGGEIGGRDVMVVAEAQDREQNSEEEWSVIDLKDDQCLMNKENSNSNKKKTRKNFKGAFSFGSSNKHGKHSKEKSIFDSPSLQMHSAHSKIPSSTIYANNETRHAKDSPLWDGPENFKRKPFGILFHREKKEGHSGGDQVLEPEGRTTKKQWGFKGFEKLRKNDLDDETAPLSLLMENKLHLHSDVSPSEFSISDKVSEDKINKEVSIIQTELRSTNTNAKFSNDQIQAISTEHPENKPELKKHFPKSPCDRYGSVVLDAVKENVGEKENMRNHAEEKYESTMGWTTFEDDENLHPNLFAHQDNSLRSSSINPFSQWN, encoded by the exons ATGTATTCATGTGACCGTTTAGAGCAATGTCCTAGATATTCATATCACTGTGTCACACCATTTCTTCCATCTCCAAATTTCACAAAATTCTATTCTGTCAATCAATTTCTTCAGAACTCTGGTTCATCCACTGTTGAAGAAATGGTACCCTCAAACGCACCCAAAACGTACTACTCATCCATCCACAACTCAATCACCTCTCTGTGCAAGACCATTCTTCCCGTGGGCTTCAACAAACGGCACCGTTTGGTATCCGCAGAGCACAAGCTGCAGTCCGATAACCTCAAATGGCAGCAAGACACTCTCCACCAGCTGCTGAACTTGATGGCTCTTCACCGTGATGATATCCTTCCTGAAGCTGAGGTTTCTGCTTTTAAAGCTCATTTGCTTGAAACCCTTCTTGCTTGTCCTCATCCACAGCGAGATTATCCCCTTATACTCAGAGATAAGATAGGGTTCTTACAG GAACTGCTTGATGCCAAATGCATTTCTGAAGGAGAGTACCATTCTTCAAGAAGGCCTTTGCTACAGAGGCTGGCGGCTCAAGGAGGTGAAATTGGAGGCAGAGATGTTATGGTGGTTGCTGAGGCACAGGACAGGGAACAAAATTCAGAGGAAGAGTGGTCAGTGATTGACTTGAAGGATGATCAATGCTTGATGAACAAGGAGAACTCAAATTCTAATAAGAAGAAAACCAGGAAGAACTTCAAAGGAGCATTTAGCTTTGGTTCTTCTAACAAACATGGAAAACATTCGAAGGAGAAGAGCATATTCGATTCACCCTCTTTACAAATGCACTCAGCTCATTCAAAGATTCCTTCTTCAACTATCTATGCCAACAATGAAACAAGGCATGCCAAGGACAGCCCCTTGTGGGATGGTCCAGAAAATTTTAAGAGGAAACCATTCGGAATTCTGTTTCATAGGGAGAAGAAAGAAGGGCATAGTGGTGGAGATCAGGTTCTTGAACCAGAGGGAAGAACGACAAAAAAACAATGGGGGTTCAAAGGGTTCGAGAAATTGAGGAAAAATGACTTAGATGATGAGACAGCACCTTTGTCTCTCTTAATGGAGAACAAGTTGCATTTGCATTCTGATGTATCACCGTCCGAATTTTCCATAAGTGATAAG GTTTCTGAGGACAAGATAAACAAGGAGGTGTCAATAATCCAGACAGAACTTAGGAGCACAAACACAAATGCAAAGTTTTC GAATGACCAGATACAAGCAATTTCTACCGAACATCCAGAGAACAAGCCCGAGTTGAAAAAACACTTTCCCAA ATCGCCCTGTGACCGATATGGCAGTGTTGTGTTGGATGCGGTGAAGGAAAAtgttggagagaaggaaaaTATGCGCAACCATGCTGAAGAAAAATATGA
- the LOC130726775 gene encoding uncharacterized protein LOC130726775 isoform X2: protein MYSCDRLEQCPRYSYHCVTPFLPSPNFTKFYSVNQFLQNSGSSTVEEMVPSNAPKTYYSSIHNSITSLCKTILPVGFNKRHRLVSAEHKLQSDNLKWQQDTLHQLLNLMALHRDDILPEAEVSAFKAHLLETLLACPHPQRDYPLILRDKIGFLQELLDAKCISEGEYHSSRRPLLQRLAAQGGEIGGRDVMVVAEAQDREQNSEEEWSVIDLKDDQCLMNKENSNSNKKKTRKNFKGAFSFGSSNKHGKHSKEKSIFDSPSLQMHSAHSKIPSSTIYANNETRHAKDSPLWDGPENFKRKPFGILFHREKKEGHSGGDQVLEPEGRTTKKQWGFKGFEKLRKNDLDDETAPLSLLMENKLHLHSDVSPSEFSISDKVSEDKINKEVSIIQTELRSTNTNAKFSNDQIQAISTEHPENKPELKKHFPNVVLDAVKENVGEKENMRNHAEEKYESTMGWTTFEDDENLHPNLFAHQDNSLRSSSINPFSQWN from the exons ATGTATTCATGTGACCGTTTAGAGCAATGTCCTAGATATTCATATCACTGTGTCACACCATTTCTTCCATCTCCAAATTTCACAAAATTCTATTCTGTCAATCAATTTCTTCAGAACTCTGGTTCATCCACTGTTGAAGAAATGGTACCCTCAAACGCACCCAAAACGTACTACTCATCCATCCACAACTCAATCACCTCTCTGTGCAAGACCATTCTTCCCGTGGGCTTCAACAAACGGCACCGTTTGGTATCCGCAGAGCACAAGCTGCAGTCCGATAACCTCAAATGGCAGCAAGACACTCTCCACCAGCTGCTGAACTTGATGGCTCTTCACCGTGATGATATCCTTCCTGAAGCTGAGGTTTCTGCTTTTAAAGCTCATTTGCTTGAAACCCTTCTTGCTTGTCCTCATCCACAGCGAGATTATCCCCTTATACTCAGAGATAAGATAGGGTTCTTACAG GAACTGCTTGATGCCAAATGCATTTCTGAAGGAGAGTACCATTCTTCAAGAAGGCCTTTGCTACAGAGGCTGGCGGCTCAAGGAGGTGAAATTGGAGGCAGAGATGTTATGGTGGTTGCTGAGGCACAGGACAGGGAACAAAATTCAGAGGAAGAGTGGTCAGTGATTGACTTGAAGGATGATCAATGCTTGATGAACAAGGAGAACTCAAATTCTAATAAGAAGAAAACCAGGAAGAACTTCAAAGGAGCATTTAGCTTTGGTTCTTCTAACAAACATGGAAAACATTCGAAGGAGAAGAGCATATTCGATTCACCCTCTTTACAAATGCACTCAGCTCATTCAAAGATTCCTTCTTCAACTATCTATGCCAACAATGAAACAAGGCATGCCAAGGACAGCCCCTTGTGGGATGGTCCAGAAAATTTTAAGAGGAAACCATTCGGAATTCTGTTTCATAGGGAGAAGAAAGAAGGGCATAGTGGTGGAGATCAGGTTCTTGAACCAGAGGGAAGAACGACAAAAAAACAATGGGGGTTCAAAGGGTTCGAGAAATTGAGGAAAAATGACTTAGATGATGAGACAGCACCTTTGTCTCTCTTAATGGAGAACAAGTTGCATTTGCATTCTGATGTATCACCGTCCGAATTTTCCATAAGTGATAAG GTTTCTGAGGACAAGATAAACAAGGAGGTGTCAATAATCCAGACAGAACTTAGGAGCACAAACACAAATGCAAAGTTTTC GAATGACCAGATACAAGCAATTTCTACCGAACATCCAGAGAACAAGCCCGAGTTGAAAAAACACTTTCCCAA TGTTGTGTTGGATGCGGTGAAGGAAAAtgttggagagaaggaaaaTATGCGCAACCATGCTGAAGAAAAATATGA